One genomic window of Camelina sativa cultivar DH55 chromosome 5, Cs, whole genome shotgun sequence includes the following:
- the LOC104785836 gene encoding probable xyloglucan endotransglucosylase/hydrolase protein 32 isoform X2 — translation MKMGNSLISLLSIFHLLVFWGSSVNAYWPPSPGYWPSSKVSSLNFYKGFRNLWGPQHQRMDQNALTIWLDRTSGSGFKSVKPFRSGYFGANIKLQPGYTAGVITSLYLSNNEAHPGFHDEVDIEFLGTTFGKPYTLQTNVYIRGSGDGKIIGREMKFHLWFDPTKEFHHYAILWSPREIIFFVDDIPIRRYPKKSAYTFPLRPMWLYGSIWDASTWATENGKYKADYKYQPFTAKYTNFKAIGCTAYSSSRCRPVSASPYRSGGLSRQQYQAMRWVQTHSMVYNYCKDYKRDHSLTPECRR, via the exons atgaaaatgggAAACTCTttgatctctcttctctctatcttccACTTGTTGGTGTTTTGGGGATCCTCAGTGAATGCTTACTGGCCACCATCACCTGGTTATTGGCCAAGCTCCAAGGTTAGCTCCCTGAACTTCTACAAAGGTTTTAGGAATCTTTGGGGTCCTCAGCATCAAAGAATGGACCAAAATGCCCTCACCATCTGGCTTGATCGAACCTCAG GAAGTGGATTCAAGTCGGTAAAGCCATTTAGATCAGGCTACTTTGGAGCAAACATCAAACTCCAACCTGGCTACACTGCCGGAGTCATCACATCTCTCTAT CTATCAAATAATGAGGCACATCCAGGGTTCCATGATGAAGTGGACATAGAATTTTTGGGGACAACATTTGGGAAGCCTTACACACTTCAGACGAATGTTTACATTAGAGGAAGTGGTGATGGCAAAATCATTGGTCGTGAGATGAAGTTTCACTTGTGGTTTGATCCCACTAAAGAGTTTCACCATTATGCTATTCTTTGGAGCCCTAGAGAAATCAT attttttgtgGATGATATTCCCATAAGAAGATACCCGAAGAAGAGTGCGTATACATTTCCTTTAAGACCAATGTGGCTTTATGGTTCCATATGGGACGCTTCTACTTGGGCAACTGAGAATGGTAAATACAAAGCTGATTACAAATatcaaccttttactgccaaatACACTAATTTCAAGGCGATCGGTTGCACTGCCTACTCGTCATCACGGTGCCGTCCTGTATCAGCTTCACCATACCGTTCTGGCGGGCTATCCCGTCAGCAATACCAAGCCATGAGATGGGTTCAAACACATAGTATGGTATACAATTATTGCAAAGATTATAAGCGTGACCATTCTTTAACGCCAGAATGTAGGCGTTAG
- the LOC104785836 gene encoding probable xyloglucan endotransglucosylase/hydrolase protein 32 isoform X1 encodes MKMGNSLISLLSIFHLLVFWGSSVNAYWPPSPGYWPSSKVSSLNFYKGFRNLWGPQHQRMDQNALTIWLDRTSVYLGFIIIGSGFKSVKPFRSGYFGANIKLQPGYTAGVITSLYLSNNEAHPGFHDEVDIEFLGTTFGKPYTLQTNVYIRGSGDGKIIGREMKFHLWFDPTKEFHHYAILWSPREIIFFVDDIPIRRYPKKSAYTFPLRPMWLYGSIWDASTWATENGKYKADYKYQPFTAKYTNFKAIGCTAYSSSRCRPVSASPYRSGGLSRQQYQAMRWVQTHSMVYNYCKDYKRDHSLTPECRR; translated from the exons atgaaaatgggAAACTCTttgatctctcttctctctatcttccACTTGTTGGTGTTTTGGGGATCCTCAGTGAATGCTTACTGGCCACCATCACCTGGTTATTGGCCAAGCTCCAAGGTTAGCTCCCTGAACTTCTACAAAGGTTTTAGGAATCTTTGGGGTCCTCAGCATCAAAGAATGGACCAAAATGCCCTCACCATCTGGCTTGATCGAACCTCAG TGTATTTGGGGTTTATTATTATAGGAAGTGGATTCAAGTCGGTAAAGCCATTTAGATCAGGCTACTTTGGAGCAAACATCAAACTCCAACCTGGCTACACTGCCGGAGTCATCACATCTCTCTAT CTATCAAATAATGAGGCACATCCAGGGTTCCATGATGAAGTGGACATAGAATTTTTGGGGACAACATTTGGGAAGCCTTACACACTTCAGACGAATGTTTACATTAGAGGAAGTGGTGATGGCAAAATCATTGGTCGTGAGATGAAGTTTCACTTGTGGTTTGATCCCACTAAAGAGTTTCACCATTATGCTATTCTTTGGAGCCCTAGAGAAATCAT attttttgtgGATGATATTCCCATAAGAAGATACCCGAAGAAGAGTGCGTATACATTTCCTTTAAGACCAATGTGGCTTTATGGTTCCATATGGGACGCTTCTACTTGGGCAACTGAGAATGGTAAATACAAAGCTGATTACAAATatcaaccttttactgccaaatACACTAATTTCAAGGCGATCGGTTGCACTGCCTACTCGTCATCACGGTGCCGTCCTGTATCAGCTTCACCATACCGTTCTGGCGGGCTATCCCGTCAGCAATACCAAGCCATGAGATGGGTTCAAACACATAGTATGGTATACAATTATTGCAAAGATTATAAGCGTGACCATTCTTTAACGCCAGAATGTAGGCGTTAG
- the LOC109132818 gene encoding LOW QUALITY PROTEIN: uncharacterized protein LOC109132818 (The sequence of the model RefSeq protein was modified relative to this genomic sequence to represent the inferred CDS: substituted 2 bases at 2 genomic stop codons), which produces RGGRFEPGCEGGVCLDLWRIXEKKTSRFDSFVKWVFXKRKKKIEKLIWKRREKRKIVIYVSLHHIGIPNTALEL; this is translated from the exons CGAGGTGGACGATTCGAACCCGGATGTGAAGGTGGTGTGTGTTTGGATCTATGGCggatttaagagaaaaaaacgaGTCGATTTGATTCCTTCGTAAAGTGGGTTttctaaaagagaaaaaaaaaaatcgaaaagtTGATTTGGAAGAGAagggaaaaaaggaaaa ttGTGATATATGTTTCGCTTCATCATATCGGAATACCAAATACTGCACTAGAGCTTTAA